Proteins from one Deinococcus actinosclerus genomic window:
- a CDS encoding DegV family protein, whose amino-acid sequence MTIAIVTDSTSDLTPELLAQIGVTRVPLYVLFDGKMHKDGLEITPQDIFAGLKAGKKTPSTSQPSPAEFAAAYTQALQSADEVLSIHISGQMSGTVGSARLAAQEFGGKVTVVDSRSVSMGLGLRVLRAAELAHQGLSMNEIVRQLEAAGAKADIRFTVDTLDFLRINGRIGGAQALLGSLLNIKPILIVKDGRVESGGRVRGHKKAMADIVEHVRKYVAQHGSARVAVMCTPGGEEYVQEVRAGLAGLNFEDMGDHQIGAVVATHAGPGTVGVTLEPVTV is encoded by the coding sequence ATGACCATTGCCATCGTCACGGATTCCACGAGTGACCTGACGCCGGAACTGCTCGCGCAGATCGGCGTGACCCGCGTGCCGCTGTACGTGCTGTTCGACGGGAAGATGCACAAGGACGGCCTGGAGATCACCCCGCAGGACATCTTCGCGGGCCTGAAGGCCGGGAAGAAGACCCCCAGCACCTCGCAGCCCAGCCCGGCCGAGTTCGCCGCGGCGTACACCCAGGCCCTGCAATCGGCGGACGAGGTGCTGAGCATCCACATCAGCGGGCAGATGTCCGGCACGGTGGGCAGCGCGCGGCTGGCCGCGCAGGAATTCGGTGGGAAGGTCACGGTCGTGGACAGCCGCTCGGTGAGCATGGGCCTGGGTCTGCGCGTGCTGCGTGCCGCGGAACTGGCGCACCAGGGCCTGAGCATGAACGAGATCGTGCGGCAGCTTGAGGCGGCCGGGGCGAAGGCCGACATCCGCTTCACGGTGGACACCCTGGACTTCCTGCGCATCAACGGGCGCATCGGGGGCGCGCAGGCGCTGCTGGGCAGCCTGCTGAACATCAAACCGATCCTGATCGTCAAGGACGGGCGCGTGGAGTCCGGCGGGCGCGTGCGCGGCCACAAGAAGGCCATGGCCGACATCGTGGAGCACGTCCGCAAGTACGTGGCGCAGCACGGCAGTGCCCGCGTGGCGGTCATGTGCACCCCGGGCGGCGAGGAGTACGTTCAGGAGGTCCGCGCCGGACTGGCAGGCCTGAACTTCGAGGACATGGGAGACCACCAGATCGGCGCGGTCGTGGCGACCCACGCGGGGCCCGGCACGGTGGGCGTGACCCTGGAGCCCGTCACGGTCTGA
- a CDS encoding DHH family phosphoesterase has translation MTDASSQTNDLQAVAQALLTHTGPIVVLSHENPDGDALGSVLGLTRALRQLGREVIAPVHVPRFLAFVPRPGELSDRLSSWPEGAMAAVLDVDNNDHVRVAGADLSTFRGPVVNVDHHGTNARRADALAVDPGQPAAAVMVAELIDLLGARWTEEIATPLMLGLITDTGSFRFDSVTPQAFRAAARLREAGARLGWISDQLGQNPVTYYTLLREVLGTLEFLHGGRVVLARVDEAMLARAGAAWEDVENYVGMLRNAEGSQLAVMVKDFGDRVKLSLRSRAGLSAQNIAVALGGGGHVPAAGASLNQPWPEVAAQLDAAITAELARVDALGA, from the coding sequence ATGACCGATGCGTCCTCTCAGACCAACGACCTCCAGGCGGTCGCCCAGGCCCTCCTGACCCACACCGGCCCCATCGTGGTGCTGTCCCACGAGAACCCGGACGGCGACGCGCTGGGCAGCGTCCTGGGGCTCACCCGGGCGCTGCGGCAGCTGGGCCGCGAGGTGATCGCCCCGGTGCACGTCCCGCGCTTCCTGGCCTTCGTGCCCCGGCCCGGCGAGCTGAGCGACCGCCTGAGCAGCTGGCCCGAGGGGGCCATGGCCGCCGTGCTGGACGTGGACAACAACGACCACGTGCGGGTGGCGGGCGCCGACCTGAGCACCTTCCGGGGGCCAGTCGTGAACGTGGATCACCACGGCACGAACGCCCGGCGCGCCGACGCCCTGGCCGTGGACCCGGGCCAGCCGGCCGCCGCCGTGATGGTGGCCGAGCTGATCGACCTGCTGGGCGCCCGCTGGACCGAGGAGATCGCCACGCCGCTGATGCTGGGCCTGATCACCGACACCGGTTCGTTCCGGTTCGATTCGGTCACCCCGCAGGCGTTCCGCGCCGCCGCGCGGCTGCGCGAGGCCGGCGCGCGCCTGGGCTGGATCAGCGATCAGCTCGGCCAGAATCCGGTGACGTACTACACGCTGCTGCGCGAGGTGCTGGGCACGCTGGAATTCCTGCACGGGGGCCGCGTGGTGCTCGCCCGCGTGGACGAGGCGATGCTGGCGCGCGCCGGGGCCGCCTGGGAGGACGTGGAGAACTACGTGGGCATGCTGCGCAACGCCGAGGGCTCGCAGCTGGCCGTGATGGTCAAGGACTTCGGCGACCGGGTGAAGCTCTCACTGCGGTCCCGCGCCGGCCTGAGCGCCCAGAACATCGCCGTGGCCCTGGGCGGCGGCGGCCACGTCCCGGCCGCCGGGGCCAGCCTGAACCAGCCCTGGCCGGAGGTGGCCGCGCAGCTGGACGCCGCAATCACGGCGGAACTCGCGCGGGTCGACGCCCTGGGCGCGTAG
- a CDS encoding HAD family hydrolase, with protein sequence MTSEQKRHVAFDWGGVFTVGTFDGRSTQNVADRSGVPVERVRDSYFRHVRQLEVGAWTLPQFWTVLQEEAGIPMPYTDFEPLYLGSIHDNAPMYATLAALPAGVRVGLLSNNYPVVSDHLRRDPRFARFHQPVFSNELGHKKPSPESFAALEAAMGVPAAQVAFVDDVQENIDAANDAGFHGILYHHDHHAAFEATLAEWLNG encoded by the coding sequence ATGACGAGCGAGCAGAAACGGCACGTGGCCTTCGACTGGGGCGGCGTGTTCACGGTGGGAACCTTCGATGGCCGCAGCACCCAGAACGTGGCGGACCGCAGCGGCGTCCCGGTGGAACGCGTGCGGGACTCCTACTTCCGGCACGTCCGCCAGCTGGAGGTGGGGGCCTGGACCCTCCCGCAGTTCTGGACGGTCCTGCAGGAGGAGGCGGGGATTCCCATGCCGTACACCGATTTCGAGCCGCTGTACCTGGGCAGCATTCACGACAACGCGCCCATGTACGCCACGCTGGCCGCGCTGCCCGCCGGGGTGCGGGTGGGCCTGCTGAGCAACAACTACCCGGTCGTGAGCGACCACCTGCGCCGCGACCCGCGGTTCGCGCGGTTCCACCAGCCGGTGTTCAGCAACGAACTGGGGCACAAGAAGCCGTCCCCGGAGTCGTTCGCGGCGCTGGAGGCCGCCATGGGCGTCCCGGCGGCGCAGGTGGCGTTCGTGGACGACGTGCAGGAGAACATCGACGCGGCGAACGACGCCGGCTTCCACGGCATCCTGTACCACCACGACCACCACGCGGCGTTCGAGGCGACGCTGGCCGAGTGGCTGAACGGCTGA
- a CDS encoding serine hydrolase, translating to MRRFPLRATWWLPALLLGCAQPAPQREGHVTLQRQAAPGQALPGPAQPAPDALRDDRGCLLPAPVVPKAPPPPHHLSGQLGLWVAEIDPVTLRPVRAVATNPDSVFPLASTYKQAVLWALLREVDAGRMQPGERFTVTRQNQSLGSYPFDGSDVRALSERMIHNSDNTATDILHRRAGLGAVQDVADRLGLCRTRLILPTKAWWVAQSGLSATFNGSGRWTGARGEEQRRIAALIDRDAQKYRADYVQRKLNDYFDHRRDDALDAQVYNLSTPYEFGTLVAQEFLRPDLSEASRRWQREVMATGFGKSALTITHQGRVRYVGAKGGNGWQLLTYSGYVETTDGRHLVYVFMQRGADQSYTMPNTRRAFAWINAALKVVLDAPARTTALGAPAR from the coding sequence GTGAGGCGCTTTCCCCTCCGGGCTACGTGGTGGCTGCCCGCTCTGCTGCTGGGCTGCGCCCAGCCCGCCCCGCAGCGCGAGGGACACGTGACGCTGCAACGCCAGGCGGCGCCCGGCCAGGCGCTCCCGGGCCCGGCGCAGCCCGCGCCCGATGCGTTGCGTGATGACCGGGGCTGCCTGCTGCCTGCGCCGGTCGTGCCCAAGGCCCCACCCCCGCCCCATCACCTGAGCGGGCAGCTGGGCCTGTGGGTGGCGGAGATCGATCCGGTGACGCTGCGCCCGGTGCGGGCCGTGGCGACCAACCCGGACAGCGTGTTTCCGCTGGCGAGCACGTACAAGCAGGCGGTGCTGTGGGCGCTGCTGCGCGAGGTGGATGCCGGGCGCATGCAGCCCGGCGAGCGGTTCACCGTGACCCGGCAGAACCAGTCGCTGGGCAGCTACCCCTTCGACGGGTCGGACGTGCGGGCCCTGAGCGAGCGCATGATCCACAACAGCGACAACACCGCCACCGACATCCTGCACCGCCGCGCCGGCCTGGGGGCCGTGCAGGACGTGGCGGACCGCCTCGGACTGTGCCGCACCCGCCTGATCCTGCCCACCAAGGCGTGGTGGGTCGCGCAGTCGGGCCTGTCGGCCACCTTCAACGGCAGTGGCCGCTGGACCGGCGCGCGCGGCGAGGAGCAGCGCCGGATCGCGGCGCTGATCGACCGGGACGCGCAGAAATACCGGGCGGACTACGTGCAGCGGAAGCTGAACGACTATTTCGACCACCGCCGGGACGACGCGCTGGACGCGCAGGTGTACAACCTGAGCACGCCGTACGAGTTCGGGACGCTCGTCGCGCAGGAATTCCTGCGGCCCGACCTGTCCGAGGCGTCGCGCCGCTGGCAGCGGGAGGTCATGGCCACCGGCTTCGGGAAGTCCGCGCTGACGATCACCCACCAGGGCCGCGTGCGCTACGTGGGCGCCAAGGGCGGGAACGGCTGGCAGCTGCTGACCTACAGCGGGTACGTGGAGACCACGGACGGCCGCCACCTGGTATACGTGTTCATGCAGCGCGGCGCGGATCAGAGCTACACCATGCCGAACACCCGCCGCGCGTTCGCGTGGATCAACGCGGCGTTGAAGGTCGTGCTGGACGCGCCCGCCCGGACGACGGCGCTGGGTGCCCCGGCGCGCTGA